Proteins encoded by one window of Phenylobacterium soli:
- a CDS encoding SDR family NAD(P)-dependent oxidoreductase, which produces MTQTHVLVTGSTRGIGAAVAERLTRKDARVVGHGRTASDGVIAADLSDPAAADRLWSEALARLDGRIDVLVNNAGVFEPVSLDASLDEWQAGWARTMQINLQASADLCRAAIRHFRERGGGGRIVNVASRAAYRGDSPSHWHYAASKAGMVGMTKSIARGYAAEGVLAFAVCPGFVMTGMAEDYLASRGGDKLLADIPLGRVAEPQEVASTVAYLALEAPASMTGAVIDINGASFVR; this is translated from the coding sequence ATGACCCAGACTCATGTGCTCGTCACCGGCTCCACGCGCGGCATCGGGGCCGCAGTGGCCGAACGGCTGACCCGCAAGGACGCCCGCGTGGTCGGTCACGGCCGCACCGCCTCGGACGGCGTCATCGCCGCCGATCTCTCCGATCCTGCCGCCGCCGACCGCCTGTGGAGCGAGGCGCTGGCCCGGCTCGACGGCCGCATCGACGTGCTGGTCAACAACGCCGGGGTGTTCGAGCCGGTGAGCCTCGACGCTTCGCTGGACGAATGGCAGGCCGGCTGGGCCCGGACGATGCAGATCAACCTGCAGGCCTCCGCCGACCTCTGCCGCGCGGCGATCCGGCATTTCCGCGAGCGGGGCGGCGGCGGACGGATCGTCAACGTGGCGAGCCGGGCCGCCTATCGCGGCGACAGCCCCAGCCACTGGCACTACGCGGCCTCCAAGGCGGGCATGGTGGGCATGACCAAGTCGATCGCCCGCGGCTATGCCGCCGAAGGCGTCCTGGCCTTCGCCGTCTGCCCCGGGTTCGTGATGACTGGCATGGCCGAGGACTATCTGGCGAGCCGCGGCGGCGACAAGCTGCTGGCCGACATCCCGTTGGGCCGGGTGGCCGAGCCGCAGGAGGTGGCCAGCACGGTCGCCTATCTGGCGTTGGAGGCGCCCGCATCGATGACCGGCGCGGTGATCGACATCAACGGCGCGAGCTTCGTGCGCTGA
- a CDS encoding YciI family protein yields the protein MRFLTIYHPTSSEEGGSPTPEHMAAMGALIEEWTAKGILISTEPLTPREACARLTLVGGEFTVEPEIVRAGGFAFLEAPSKAAVVEACKAFLKVAGDGTVEIRQILEFAPEPQPA from the coding sequence ATGCGTTTCCTGACCATCTACCACCCGACCTCCAGCGAAGAGGGCGGCTCCCCCACCCCCGAGCACATGGCCGCCATGGGCGCTCTGATCGAGGAGTGGACCGCCAAGGGGATTCTGATCTCCACCGAGCCGCTCACGCCGCGCGAGGCGTGCGCGCGCCTCACCCTCGTCGGCGGCGAGTTCACGGTCGAGCCGGAGATCGTCCGGGCCGGCGGCTTCGCCTTCCTTGAGGCGCCGTCCAAGGCCGCGGTGGTCGAGGCCTGCAAGGCCTTCCTGAAGGTCGCCGGCGACGGCACGGTGGAGATTCGCCAGATCCTGGAGTTCGCGCCCGAGCCGCAGCCGGCCTGA
- a CDS encoding CAP domain-containing protein — translation MRRLCAASAALAALSIVSAAAPASAGGVESAVLAEVNFARTHPAEYARQLRKDAYVGGVVGYSEIGNEDVDALSEAIEFLMRQSPLPPLSASEALAAAAQAHASAQGRAGQVGHVSPTGATLSERLHAHGVWAGLAAENISYGYEDPREVVRQLIIDSGVPGRGHRQNIFGAHYQSAGVSCAPHRAYGAMCVIDFAGALVRR, via the coding sequence ATGCGCAGGCTGTGCGCCGCTTCCGCCGCCCTCGCCGCGCTTTCCATCGTGTCCGCCGCCGCGCCGGCCAGCGCGGGCGGCGTCGAATCCGCGGTGCTGGCGGAGGTGAACTTCGCCCGCACTCACCCAGCCGAATACGCCCGCCAGCTCCGCAAGGACGCCTATGTGGGCGGCGTCGTCGGCTACTCCGAGATCGGCAATGAGGACGTGGATGCGCTCTCCGAAGCGATCGAGTTCCTGATGCGCCAGTCGCCGCTGCCGCCGCTGTCGGCCAGCGAGGCGCTGGCGGCGGCCGCCCAGGCCCACGCCTCGGCCCAGGGCCGCGCCGGCCAGGTCGGCCACGTCAGTCCGACGGGCGCCACCCTCTCCGAGCGGCTCCACGCCCACGGCGTCTGGGCGGGCCTCGCAGCCGAGAACATCTCCTACGGCTACGAGGACCCGCGCGAGGTGGTGCGACAGCTGATCATCGATTCCGGCGTGCCGGGCCGCGGCCACCGCCAGAACATCTTCGGCGCTCACTACCAGTCGGCCGGCGTCTCCTGCGCGCCGCACCGCGCCTATGGCGCCATGTGCGTCATCGATTTCGCCGGCGCCCTCGTCAGGCGCTAG
- a CDS encoding SDR family NAD(P)-dependent oxidoreductase, with protein sequence MKEFTGRFAVVTGGGTGMGRELARQLAAEGCNVAMCDVSQKNMAETVALIEEDRPPQGTRVTTHIADVSDESQLQRFRKEFEEQQQTDKLHLLFNNAGIGGGGSFVNDPREEWERTFNVCWGGVYLGCRTFLPLMLNADEGHIVNTSSVNGFWASLGPQVSHTAYAAAKFAVKGFTEALVTDLRLTAPHIKASVVMPGHIGTSIVANSRKVMTGTDADELSGEDIERARARIGRMGLDTAQLTDDAIRALAAEQHRRFLEEAPTTAAEAAKIILDGVKAERWRILVGADAHRMDELVRADPENAYEPAFFERLIQEVGWKLGG encoded by the coding sequence ATGAAGGAGTTCACCGGCAGGTTCGCGGTGGTGACCGGCGGCGGCACGGGGATGGGGCGCGAGCTCGCGCGCCAGCTCGCGGCAGAGGGCTGCAACGTGGCCATGTGCGACGTCAGCCAGAAGAACATGGCCGAGACGGTGGCCCTGATCGAGGAAGACCGGCCGCCGCAGGGCACGCGCGTCACCACCCACATCGCCGACGTCTCGGACGAGAGCCAGCTGCAGCGGTTCCGCAAGGAGTTCGAGGAGCAGCAGCAGACGGACAAGCTGCACCTGCTGTTCAACAACGCCGGGATCGGCGGCGGCGGCAGCTTCGTCAACGATCCGCGGGAGGAGTGGGAGCGGACGTTCAACGTCTGCTGGGGCGGCGTCTACCTCGGTTGCCGCACCTTCCTGCCGCTGATGCTGAACGCGGACGAGGGGCACATCGTGAATACGTCGTCGGTGAACGGCTTCTGGGCCTCCCTCGGGCCGCAGGTCAGCCACACCGCCTACGCGGCGGCGAAGTTCGCGGTGAAGGGGTTCACCGAGGCTCTGGTCACCGACCTGCGGCTGACCGCGCCGCACATCAAGGCGAGCGTCGTCATGCCCGGCCACATCGGCACCTCGATCGTCGCCAACTCGCGCAAGGTGATGACCGGCACGGACGCCGACGAGCTGTCCGGCGAGGACATCGAGCGCGCCCGCGCCCGCATCGGGCGGATGGGCCTCGACACCGCCCAGCTCACCGACGACGCCATCCGCGCCCTCGCCGCCGAGCAGCATCGCCGGTTCCTGGAAGAAGCCCCGACGACGGCGGCCGAGGCGGCCAAGATCATCCTCGACGGGGTCAAGGCCGAGCGCTGGCGGATCCTCGTCGGCGCCGACGCCCACCGCATGGACGAGCTGGTCCGCGCCGACCCGGAGAACGCCTACGAGCCGGCCTTCTTCGAGCGGCTGATCCAGGAAGTGGGCTGGAAGCTCGGCGGCTGA
- a CDS encoding cytochrome P450 codes for MDQTSDKPLPSILELTPLNEAYRADPYSLLADLRRRCPAHKDEMSGAVILSRYADVRGVVNDRDLWRDPLRGNDSLMRRRFGGEVDLSLPRSSTTSILQLDDPDHARVRQPLSQALYARVARFKPQVERIVEETLDRLPADGTTFDLMAGYCVPIPIDVIASILGVDHARLAEFREWSEGVIQGLNPFRTAEQTAQMEAAGASLNAYFTEQLADRRKNPRDDLLSDMVQLQAAGAQLSDDELRINLQALLVGGNLTTTDLIGNGVRLLLLHPAELAKLKADFGIVSAVVEEVLRYEPPVDMTGRIASAEMEVGGCPVAQGQALNPHLRAANRDPEVFEDPDRFDVSRKHRPHVAFGGGAHICIGAPLARLEAQVALVKLFQRFPDLRLADPAAAPEWRRLPFFRGLERLEVAAR; via the coding sequence ATGGACCAGACGTCGGACAAGCCCCTTCCCTCGATCCTCGAGCTGACGCCGCTCAACGAAGCCTACCGCGCCGATCCCTATTCCCTGCTCGCCGACCTCCGGCGCCGCTGTCCCGCCCACAAGGACGAGATGTCCGGCGCGGTGATCCTCTCGCGCTATGCCGACGTGCGCGGGGTGGTGAACGACCGCGACCTGTGGCGCGACCCGCTGCGGGGCAACGACAGCCTCATGCGCCGCCGGTTCGGCGGCGAGGTCGACCTCTCCCTGCCGCGCAGCTCGACCACCTCGATCCTGCAGCTCGACGATCCCGACCACGCCCGCGTGCGCCAGCCGCTGTCCCAGGCGCTCTACGCCAGGGTGGCCAGGTTCAAGCCGCAGGTGGAGCGCATCGTCGAGGAGACCCTCGATCGCCTGCCCGCCGACGGAACGACCTTCGACCTGATGGCCGGCTACTGCGTGCCGATCCCGATCGACGTCATCGCCTCCATCCTCGGCGTCGACCATGCGCGCCTCGCTGAGTTCCGGGAATGGTCCGAGGGCGTGATCCAGGGGCTGAACCCCTTCCGCACGGCCGAGCAGACGGCCCAGATGGAGGCCGCCGGCGCCTCGCTCAACGCCTACTTCACCGAGCAGCTCGCCGACCGCCGCAAGAACCCGCGCGACGACCTGCTGTCCGACATGGTCCAGCTCCAGGCGGCGGGCGCCCAGCTCTCCGACGACGAGCTGCGCATCAACCTCCAGGCCCTGCTGGTGGGCGGCAACCTGACCACCACCGACCTGATCGGCAACGGCGTGCGCCTGCTGCTGCTCCACCCAGCCGAGCTCGCCAAGCTCAAGGCCGACTTCGGCATCGTCAGCGCCGTGGTCGAGGAGGTGCTGCGCTATGAGCCGCCGGTGGACATGACCGGCCGCATCGCCTCGGCCGAGATGGAGGTGGGCGGCTGCCCGGTGGCGCAGGGCCAGGCGCTGAACCCGCACCTGCGCGCAGCCAACCGCGACCCCGAGGTGTTCGAGGATCCCGACCGCTTCGACGTCTCCCGCAAGCACAGGCCGCACGTGGCCTTCGGCGGCGGGGCCCACATCTGCATCGGCGCGCCGCTCGCCCGGCTCGAGGCCCAGGTGGCGCTGGTCAAGCTGTTCCAGCGCTTCCCGGACCTGCGGCTCGCCGACCCTGCCGCGGCGCCGGAGTGGCGACGCCTGCCGTTCTTCCGCGGCCTCGAGCGGCTCGAGGTGGCGGCCCGCTAG
- a CDS encoding calcium-binding protein, with protein sequence MPTLITGPAGVDMNGLDVSVLLDGTVTLETPTQYVEDYYGQTISFAGTGFTYDSFGYPTGGLVTGLQVSQAGQLIYQVTGMSIPVTTWEYWANTGDTVGAMKGVLGGADTFTGSIGADTIGGFAGDDVMSGGGGNDVMDGGADGVASSGSGADTMTGDAGNDTLTDEDGQNFLQGGDGNDSINGGADFDRTNGNVGNDTVHGNAGDDWVTGGKDSDVLYGDAGKDIVNGNVGNDTGYGGAGDDVVRGGQNDDVLYGDDGNDWITGDLGNDTLTGGPGADTFRAFSGGGLDRITDFHAAEGDRIQLDPGTAYTTAQVGADVVITLGGGATTTLVGVNLADLPQGWIFGA encoded by the coding sequence ATGCCCACTCTGATCACCGGCCCGGCGGGCGTCGACATGAACGGCCTGGACGTGAGCGTCCTGCTCGACGGCACGGTGACGCTGGAGACCCCGACCCAGTACGTCGAGGACTACTACGGCCAGACGATCAGCTTCGCCGGCACGGGCTTCACCTACGACAGCTTCGGCTATCCCACCGGCGGCCTGGTGACCGGCCTTCAGGTGAGCCAGGCGGGGCAGCTGATCTATCAGGTCACCGGCATGTCGATCCCGGTGACGACCTGGGAGTATTGGGCCAACACCGGCGACACCGTCGGCGCCATGAAGGGTGTGCTGGGCGGGGCGGACACCTTCACCGGCTCGATCGGCGCCGACACCATCGGCGGCTTCGCCGGCGACGACGTGATGTCCGGCGGCGGCGGCAACGACGTCATGGACGGAGGCGCCGATGGCGTGGCGAGCTCCGGTTCGGGCGCCGACACCATGACCGGCGACGCCGGCAACGACACGCTCACCGACGAGGACGGCCAGAACTTCCTGCAGGGCGGCGACGGCAACGATTCCATCAACGGCGGCGCCGACTTCGACCGCACCAACGGCAACGTCGGCAACGACACCGTGCACGGCAACGCCGGCGACGACTGGGTGACCGGCGGCAAGGACAGCGACGTGCTCTACGGCGACGCCGGCAAGGACATCGTCAACGGCAATGTCGGCAACGACACCGGCTATGGCGGGGCGGGGGACGACGTGGTCCGCGGCGGCCAGAACGACGACGTGCTCTATGGCGACGACGGCAACGACTGGATCACCGGCGACCTCGGCAACGACACCCTGACCGGCGGGCCCGGGGCCGACACCTTCCGCGCCTTCTCCGGCGGCGGCCTCGACCGGATCACCGACTTCCACGCCGCCGAAGGCGACCGCATCCAGCTCGATCCGGGGACCGCCTACACGACGGCCCAGGTCGGCGCCGACGTGGTGATCACCCTGGGCGGCGGCGCGACGACGACGCTGGTCGGCGTGAACCTCGCCGACCTGCCGCAGGGCTGGATCTTCGGGGCTTGA
- a CDS encoding terminase small subunit-like protein: MSFEVTPESAGLSRYTPEQGRALCARVAAGESLRRIGAEAGWPSPQTAWKWAVAHPEFGEALSAAQRAARIGARLADRDRQLSRAARREPWRRGRPPMYGPALVEEICMRLSEGESLIAITRDPDMPCYRTVLKWARDKPEFADAYTEARRLQADHLADEAHEIVMASTHATVWSDRLRFAFIRWRAANLAPKKYAERVVVAETLRPPETAQGLTVIVKRYSEITPEEYARAEEGEP; this comes from the coding sequence ATGTCCTTCGAGGTGACGCCGGAGTCTGCCGGCCTGTCGCGCTACACCCCCGAGCAGGGCCGCGCGCTCTGCGCCCGCGTGGCGGCCGGCGAGAGCCTGCGCCGGATCGGCGCCGAGGCGGGCTGGCCTTCGCCCCAGACCGCCTGGAAGTGGGCCGTCGCCCATCCAGAATTCGGCGAGGCGCTCTCCGCCGCTCAGCGGGCGGCCCGCATCGGCGCGCGCCTGGCCGACCGGGACCGGCAGCTCTCCCGCGCCGCGCGGCGCGAGCCCTGGCGACGGGGTCGGCCTCCGATGTACGGGCCGGCCCTCGTGGAGGAGATCTGCATGCGCCTGTCCGAGGGCGAGAGCCTGATCGCGATCACCCGCGACCCCGACATGCCGTGCTATCGCACCGTCCTGAAGTGGGCGCGGGACAAGCCGGAGTTCGCCGACGCCTACACCGAGGCCCGCCGCCTGCAGGCGGACCACCTGGCCGACGAGGCGCACGAGATCGTCATGGCCTCGACCCACGCCACCGTCTGGTCCGATCGGCTGCGCTTCGCCTTCATCCGCTGGCGCGCCGCCAACCTCGCGCCCAAGAAGTACGCCGAGCGGGTCGTCGTCGCAGAGACCCTGAGGCCGCCCGAGACCGCTCAGGGCCTCACGGTCATCGTCAAGCGCTACTCGGAGATCACGCCCGAGGAATACGCCCGGGCGGAGGAAGGGGAGCCCTGA
- a CDS encoding IS1595 family transposase — translation MNLTNPIFQDAEKAREHLEKTRWPQGPICPHCGVLNEATLVGGKAARAGCYQCNACRGQFSVTVGTVFESSKVPLNKWLLATYLMSASKKGVSAHQLHRTLGVTYKTAWFMAHRIREAMNPTSPGPLGGHGKVVEADETYVGGKEANKHRNKRAAKMDVFGRKEAVLSLVERGGAVRSFHVPNVTAKTLRPIIVKTAHRASHLMTDGAQFYKKTGKEFAWHSSVDHAAGEYVRMGFHHSNTVENYFSILKRGITGTFHHVSEAHLARYLAEFDFRYSHRSGLGVNDGQRAELILQNIEGKRLTYRRSDEAAHA, via the coding sequence ATGAACCTCACGAACCCCATCTTCCAAGACGCCGAGAAGGCCCGCGAGCACCTCGAAAAGACGCGCTGGCCTCAGGGTCCGATCTGCCCGCACTGCGGCGTGCTCAATGAGGCGACGCTGGTTGGCGGCAAGGCCGCTCGCGCGGGCTGCTACCAGTGCAACGCCTGCCGTGGTCAGTTCTCGGTGACGGTCGGGACCGTGTTCGAGTCGTCCAAGGTGCCGCTGAACAAGTGGCTGCTCGCCACCTACCTCATGTCGGCCAGCAAGAAGGGCGTCTCCGCCCACCAGCTGCACCGCACGCTCGGCGTCACCTACAAAACGGCGTGGTTCATGGCGCATCGCATCCGCGAGGCCATGAACCCCACCTCACCGGGTCCTCTCGGCGGTCATGGCAAGGTTGTTGAAGCCGACGAGACCTACGTGGGTGGCAAGGAGGCCAACAAGCACCGCAACAAGCGCGCGGCGAAGATGGACGTGTTCGGCCGCAAGGAGGCCGTCCTGTCGCTGGTCGAGCGTGGCGGCGCGGTGCGCTCGTTCCACGTCCCCAACGTCACGGCGAAGACCCTGCGCCCCATCATTGTGAAGACCGCGCATCGCGCGTCTCACCTCATGACGGACGGGGCTCAGTTCTACAAAAAGACCGGCAAGGAGTTCGCCTGGCACTCGTCCGTTGACCACGCGGCCGGTGAGTACGTCCGCATGGGCTTCCACCACTCGAACACGGTCGAGAACTACTTCTCGATCCTCAAGCGCGGGATCACCGGGACCTTCCATCACGTCTCGGAAGCGCACCTCGCGCGCTACCTTGCCGAGTTCGATTTCCGCTACTCGCACCGCTCCGGCCTCGGTGTGAACGATGGCCAGCGCGCCGAGCTGATCCTCCAGAACATCGAAGGTAAGCGCCTCACCTATCGGCGGTCTGACGAAGCCGCGCACGCGTAA
- a CDS encoding endonuclease domain-containing protein → MGVIRDREARRRQRRAQALRRADTDAEARLWTSLRDRKLGGWKWRRQVPVGPYVVDFLCVEARLAVELDGGQHAEQVAYDQRRTAFLERQGLKVLRFWNVQVLADRNAVCLTILHACGGDRPNSPLPRQRERIG, encoded by the coding sequence ATGGGCGTGATCCGAGACCGCGAGGCCCGTCGCCGCCAGCGCCGCGCGCAAGCCCTGCGCCGGGCCGACACCGACGCCGAAGCCCGCCTCTGGACCTCGCTCCGCGACCGCAAGCTCGGCGGCTGGAAGTGGCGACGCCAGGTTCCCGTCGGCCCCTACGTCGTCGACTTCCTCTGCGTCGAGGCGCGGCTGGCGGTCGAACTCGACGGCGGCCAGCACGCCGAACAGGTCGCCTACGACCAGCGCCGAACGGCCTTTCTCGAGCGACAGGGCCTCAAGGTCCTCCGCTTCTGGAACGTCCAGGTCCTGGCCGACCGAAACGCCGTCTGCCTCACGATCCTCCACGCCTGCGGCGGCGACCGCCCAAACTCGCCTCTCCCGCGCCAGCGGGAGAGGATAGGGTGA
- a CDS encoding ATP-dependent DNA helicase, protein MTLSPAVTDFAPALVVLPGPRAAVADAAGAQALRAPDARDLFETQPVLLAHAAMTARRLGLHAPPRSPRIFDALELFAFVRPARFAAPSAAGLALAMGMAEPKGAEAQAAALRTVCVALLAELAATPEPSREEALAVAETLQRGGWAWGSAVVGALRSAPVGNAFRSSGLDVWTRISEWEAEAPPGEAGSKPLEPAKAAERLAELLARSGLVEPRPSQAEYAAEAAWSFQPREREGEPRFTLAEAGTGVGKTLAYLAPASLWAEANAGAVWVSTYTRALQRQIERESRSLFPDEKTRAKKAVVRKGRENYLCLLNFQEQVNAAQLGAGDLVGMGLTARWARASRDGDMTGGDFPAWLPTLFAVSPAAAASAANLVDRRGECIHAGCAHYRACFVEKAIRGSRRADIVIANHALVMTQAAFDGARAARGSKADTETSLLKRIVFDEGHHLFDAADSAFSAALSGAEAAEMRRWIRGPEGRGRRGRGLEARLMDVLGGSEEAKGALMDASRAAAALPGEGWSGRIAPPNGEVNPIGPIEHFLVAVLEQLRARSAPSEVGMECAARPALDLVRQTAREASAALAGVEAPLLALARRLEDLLDAEAATLGPSEKARIEGALRGLDKRARMTLPAWRSMLRAIDEDAEDDPDFVDWFDATFLYGRVVDAACRRHWVDPTEPLTNAVIAPAHGVLVTSATLTDPTLDDPFALAEMRTGAARLPERPKTMKLASPFDYAANARALVVTDVGRDDPRQVAAAMRELFLAAGGGGLGLFTAIRRLKAVHERIAAPLADKGLALYAQHVDPLEVGALVDIFRAEEDACLLGTDAVRDGVDVPGRSLRLLVFDRVPWPRPDLLHKARRARFGNKSYDDAVARARIAQAFGRLIRRADDKGVFVMLDASSPSRLFSSLPEGVELKRVSLVEAIEEVAGFLP, encoded by the coding sequence GTGACTCTCTCCCCTGCCGTGACCGATTTCGCGCCTGCGCTCGTGGTGCTGCCTGGACCGCGGGCGGCCGTGGCGGATGCGGCCGGCGCGCAGGCGCTGCGCGCGCCCGATGCGCGGGATCTATTCGAGACGCAGCCGGTGCTGCTGGCCCACGCGGCGATGACGGCGCGGCGGCTCGGGCTGCATGCGCCGCCGCGCTCGCCGCGGATCTTCGACGCCCTGGAGCTGTTCGCCTTCGTGCGGCCGGCGCGGTTCGCCGCGCCCTCGGCGGCGGGGCTCGCGCTGGCCATGGGCATGGCCGAGCCGAAGGGCGCGGAGGCGCAGGCGGCGGCCCTGAGAACGGTGTGCGTCGCCCTGCTGGCGGAGCTGGCGGCGACGCCGGAGCCGTCGCGCGAAGAGGCGCTGGCGGTGGCCGAGACCCTGCAGCGCGGCGGCTGGGCCTGGGGCTCGGCGGTGGTCGGGGCGCTGCGCTCCGCCCCGGTCGGCAACGCGTTCCGCTCGTCGGGCCTGGATGTGTGGACGCGCATCTCCGAGTGGGAGGCCGAGGCGCCACCCGGCGAGGCGGGGTCGAAGCCGCTGGAGCCGGCCAAGGCGGCCGAGCGGCTGGCCGAGCTCTTGGCGCGCTCGGGGCTCGTGGAGCCGCGGCCCAGTCAGGCGGAATACGCCGCCGAGGCGGCCTGGTCGTTCCAGCCCCGCGAGCGGGAGGGCGAGCCGCGGTTCACCCTGGCCGAGGCGGGGACGGGGGTCGGCAAGACCCTGGCGTACCTGGCGCCGGCCTCGCTGTGGGCGGAGGCCAATGCCGGGGCGGTGTGGGTCTCGACCTACACCCGCGCGCTGCAGCGGCAGATCGAGCGGGAGAGCCGCTCGCTGTTCCCGGACGAGAAGACGCGGGCCAAGAAGGCGGTCGTCCGCAAGGGGCGCGAGAACTACCTGTGCCTGCTGAATTTCCAGGAGCAGGTGAACGCCGCCCAGCTCGGGGCCGGGGACTTGGTGGGCATGGGCCTGACGGCCCGCTGGGCGCGGGCGAGCCGCGACGGGGACATGACCGGCGGCGACTTCCCGGCCTGGCTGCCGACGCTGTTCGCGGTGTCGCCGGCGGCGGCCGCCTCGGCGGCCAACCTCGTGGACCGGCGGGGCGAGTGCATCCACGCCGGCTGCGCCCACTACCGGGCCTGTTTCGTGGAAAAGGCGATCCGCGGCTCGCGCCGGGCCGACATCGTCATCGCCAACCATGCGCTGGTCATGACCCAGGCGGCGTTCGACGGGGCGCGGGCGGCGCGCGGATCCAAGGCGGACACCGAGACGAGCCTGCTGAAGCGGATCGTCTTCGACGAGGGCCACCACCTGTTCGACGCGGCGGACAGCGCCTTCTCGGCGGCGCTGTCGGGGGCCGAGGCGGCGGAGATGCGGCGCTGGATTCGCGGGCCGGAAGGGCGCGGCCGGCGCGGCCGCGGGCTCGAGGCGCGGCTGATGGACGTGCTCGGCGGTTCGGAGGAGGCCAAGGGGGCGCTGATGGACGCCAGCCGCGCCGCCGCGGCCCTGCCGGGCGAAGGCTGGAGCGGGCGGATCGCCCCGCCCAACGGCGAGGTGAACCCGATCGGACCGATCGAGCACTTCCTGGTGGCGGTGCTGGAGCAGCTTCGCGCGCGCTCGGCGCCGAGCGAGGTGGGGATGGAGTGCGCCGCCCGCCCGGCCCTCGACCTCGTCCGCCAGACCGCGCGGGAGGCATCCGCCGCCCTGGCCGGCGTCGAGGCGCCCTTGCTGGCCCTGGCGCGGCGCCTGGAGGACCTGCTGGACGCCGAGGCCGCGACCCTGGGGCCCTCGGAGAAGGCGCGGATCGAGGGGGCGCTGCGCGGCCTCGACAAGCGGGCGCGCATGACCCTGCCGGCCTGGCGATCGATGCTGCGGGCCATCGACGAGGACGCCGAGGACGACCCGGACTTCGTGGACTGGTTCGACGCCACCTTCCTCTACGGGCGGGTGGTGGACGCCGCCTGCCGCCGCCACTGGGTGGACCCGACCGAGCCCCTGACCAACGCGGTCATCGCCCCGGCCCACGGGGTCCTGGTGACCAGCGCGACCCTGACCGACCCGACGCTGGACGACCCGTTCGCGCTGGCCGAGATGCGCACCGGGGCGGCGCGGCTGCCGGAGCGGCCGAAGACGATGAAGCTCGCCTCCCCCTTCGACTACGCGGCCAACGCCCGGGCGCTGGTGGTGACGGACGTCGGCCGCGACGACCCGCGCCAGGTGGCGGCGGCGATGCGCGAGCTGTTCCTGGCGGCGGGCGGCGGCGGGCTTGGCCTGTTCACCGCGATCCGGCGGCTGAAGGCCGTGCACGAGCGGATCGCCGCCCCGCTCGCCGACAAGGGGCTGGCGCTCTACGCCCAGCACGTGGACCCGCTGGAGGTGGGGGCGCTGGTCGACATCTTCCGGGCCGAGGAAGACGCCTGCCTGCTGGGCACCGATGCGGTGCGCGACGGCGTCGACGTGCCCGGCCGCTCGCTGCGCCTGCTGGTGTTCGACCGGGTGCCGTGGCCGAGGCCCGACCTGTTGCACAAGGCCCGGCGGGCGCGGTTCGGCAACAAGAGCTACGACGACGCGGTAGCGCGGGCGCGGATCGCCCAGGCCTTCGGGCGGCTGATCCGGCGGGCGGACGACAAGGGCGTGTTCGTGATGCTGGACGCGAGCTCGCCGAGCCGCCTGTTCTCGAGCTTGCCCGAGGGCGTGGAGCTGAAGCGCGTCAGCCTCGTGGAGGCGATCGAGGAAGTGGCGGGGTTCCTGCCGTGA